A single genomic interval of Aureliella helgolandensis harbors:
- a CDS encoding sugar phosphate isomerase/epimerase family protein — MSTSSATASVQALSLQRLAIHTITTKPWSLREALEHYRSQHVQGISIWVEALKSTPPSTARRWIDDAGMHVPALVRGGFFCDRSSRVRQSRIDENRKLIEIAAEVGAESLVLVVGATPGVELRRQRGWVEEGVQTILADAAQAGLKLAVEPLHPMYAADKSCINRLREARLLCDQLNHPLLGVAIDVYHTWWDPDLHREIELLGKSKRIFGFHLCDWRVPTRHLLTDRALMGDGCVHLKQIRLAVEAAGFTGWNEVEIFSEEHWATDQKSFLNKIVERYAAC, encoded by the coding sequence ATGAGCACTTCCAGCGCTACCGCCTCCGTCCAAGCTCTCAGCCTGCAACGCCTTGCAATTCACACGATCACCACCAAACCGTGGAGCTTGCGAGAAGCACTTGAGCACTATCGATCGCAACACGTCCAAGGCATCAGCATCTGGGTCGAAGCACTTAAGAGCACTCCGCCCTCAACGGCCAGACGATGGATCGACGATGCCGGTATGCATGTTCCCGCACTGGTTCGCGGGGGCTTCTTCTGCGACCGCAGTTCGCGCGTTCGACAGTCGCGCATCGACGAGAATCGCAAACTTATTGAAATTGCAGCCGAGGTAGGCGCTGAGAGTCTCGTATTGGTCGTTGGTGCGACTCCTGGAGTCGAGCTGCGACGGCAGCGTGGCTGGGTCGAGGAAGGCGTCCAAACTATTCTCGCTGATGCCGCACAAGCGGGCTTGAAGCTCGCTGTCGAACCGCTGCATCCCATGTACGCAGCAGATAAGAGTTGCATCAACCGACTGCGTGAGGCGCGCCTACTCTGCGACCAACTCAACCATCCATTGCTGGGTGTGGCGATCGACGTCTATCACACGTGGTGGGACCCCGATTTGCACCGTGAGATCGAACTGCTCGGCAAATCAAAGCGAATATTTGGCTTCCATCTCTGTGACTGGCGGGTTCCCACACGACACCTGTTAACCGACCGCGCCCTGATGGGGGACGGCTGCGTCCATCTCAAGCAGATTCGTCTGGCTGTCGAGGCTGCCGGATTCACTGGCTGGAACGAAGTGGAAATCTTTTCTGAAGAGCATTGGGCAACCGATCAGAAATCGTTCTTGAATAAGATTGTCGAGCGGTACGCGGCTTGCTAA
- a CDS encoding DUF1592 domain-containing protein: MTSRDLLNGVLVLRQQGLAPWLCLMLTALHAPAAQATETLTSQLAELNEFVSAYCLDCHSPPGAEGGLELATFDFSTEQFAEQHFDSRPWETILRRIETRQMPPPDAERPEESQYRAISESLSSILERRALEFPELGRVGGMRRMTRLEYQYAIRDLLQIQIDAESLLPKDESSHGFDNITVEELSPTHLNRYLSAAQKISRAALGGLGDGPIGVTIRLPADRTQEEHVAGLPFGTRGGTVFEQHFPQTGEYEIELKLTRDRDEKVEGLDQSHQIDILVDRAPVHQFTVAPPDGSGDWTRRDYTHSDSHLKAKIRVEAGQHTVGVTFPKTFSSIVEIKRQPFDASFNRHRHPRRTPAIYQISIVGPFAPQGPGRTPSRDLVLGEFVNRPSASRADAHSQLQRLVLRAYRRPVTSDDMEPLMRFFDEGYADGGFEQGMESALTAILVNPNFLFRIEQDRPSQSSSGSTSPIDDYELASRLSFFLWSSLPDAELLNLAENDRLHQDTVLREQVQRMLASPKSQSLVDNFAAQWLYLRNLDSISPDLRLFPDFDDNLRESFRQETELLFQDVLNNDRSVLELVGSQHTFLNERLATHYGITGVTGSQFRRVEVAPDSHRGGILRHGSVLMVTSYATRTSPTIRGNWVLENIFGTPAPPPPPNIPNLQENNTLAASSVRERLAMHRANPACASCHDLIDPVGFALENFDAVGRWREFEGTLHVDSTGSLPDGTVVSSMEELEAGILERPEIFARTLTEKLMTFALGRALDHHDGPAVRRIVKASQAENFTLSSIITGIALSDPFRKRSRKEP, encoded by the coding sequence ATGACTTCACGGGATCTCCTCAACGGCGTCTTGGTATTGCGGCAACAGGGGCTCGCTCCTTGGCTATGCCTGATGCTAACCGCCCTGCACGCCCCGGCAGCCCAAGCCACCGAAACGCTCACCTCGCAACTGGCGGAACTGAACGAATTCGTGTCGGCCTATTGCTTGGACTGCCACTCGCCCCCCGGAGCGGAAGGGGGCTTGGAACTGGCTACTTTCGACTTCTCTACCGAACAGTTCGCTGAGCAACACTTTGATAGCCGCCCATGGGAAACGATATTGCGGCGAATCGAGACTCGGCAAATGCCACCACCGGACGCCGAGCGGCCGGAAGAAAGCCAGTATCGAGCCATCTCAGAATCGCTGAGTAGCATTCTGGAGCGTCGTGCGTTGGAGTTTCCCGAGTTGGGGAGGGTGGGGGGGATGCGTCGGATGACGCGACTCGAATATCAGTATGCAATCCGCGATTTGCTCCAAATTCAGATCGATGCAGAGAGCCTTTTGCCCAAGGATGAATCGAGCCATGGCTTTGACAACATCACGGTCGAGGAGCTTTCGCCCACCCATCTGAACCGCTATCTATCGGCTGCTCAGAAAATTAGTCGCGCGGCACTTGGGGGGCTCGGGGATGGCCCGATCGGCGTCACGATCCGCTTACCCGCTGATCGCACGCAAGAAGAACATGTAGCTGGCCTGCCTTTCGGAACTCGCGGCGGAACCGTATTCGAACAACACTTCCCGCAAACAGGGGAATACGAGATCGAGCTCAAGCTAACCCGCGATCGCGATGAAAAGGTGGAGGGACTCGATCAATCCCACCAAATCGATATCCTGGTAGACCGCGCCCCAGTCCACCAATTTACCGTTGCGCCGCCCGACGGTAGCGGCGATTGGACACGGCGGGATTACACCCATTCGGATTCCCATCTAAAAGCTAAAATTCGAGTGGAGGCGGGGCAGCACACAGTGGGTGTGACCTTCCCCAAAACCTTTTCCTCGATCGTGGAAATCAAGCGGCAACCGTTTGATGCAAGCTTCAATCGACATCGACATCCACGTCGCACACCGGCCATCTACCAAATTTCCATCGTAGGCCCGTTTGCCCCTCAAGGCCCTGGACGAACTCCTAGCCGCGATTTGGTTCTCGGCGAGTTCGTCAACAGGCCTTCGGCGTCCCGCGCCGATGCGCATTCTCAACTCCAACGACTGGTCCTCCGCGCTTATCGCCGGCCGGTAACTTCGGACGATATGGAACCACTCATGCGGTTCTTCGATGAAGGTTACGCGGACGGTGGCTTTGAACAGGGAATGGAGTCGGCTCTGACTGCGATCTTGGTCAATCCGAACTTTCTGTTTCGAATCGAACAAGACCGTCCCTCCCAGTCTTCCTCAGGCTCCACCAGCCCCATCGACGACTACGAACTAGCGTCCCGCCTTTCGTTCTTCCTGTGGAGCAGTCTGCCAGATGCCGAACTGCTGAACCTCGCAGAAAACGACCGCTTGCACCAAGACACGGTACTGCGTGAGCAGGTCCAACGGATGCTGGCCTCCCCCAAGTCTCAGTCGTTGGTCGATAATTTTGCAGCTCAATGGTTGTATTTGCGAAATCTAGACTCAATCTCCCCAGACCTTAGATTGTTTCCAGACTTCGACGACAATCTCCGTGAATCCTTTCGCCAAGAAACGGAACTCTTGTTTCAGGATGTCTTGAATAACGATCGTAGCGTGTTGGAGTTAGTCGGCTCCCAACACACCTTCCTGAATGAACGCCTGGCGACTCACTACGGCATCACAGGTGTCACCGGAAGCCAGTTTCGACGGGTAGAGGTCGCTCCAGACAGCCATCGAGGCGGAATCCTCCGCCACGGTAGTGTGCTAATGGTGACTTCTTATGCGACGCGTACATCCCCTACCATTCGCGGGAACTGGGTGCTGGAAAACATTTTTGGAACGCCAGCGCCTCCCCCGCCTCCCAACATCCCCAATCTTCAAGAGAACAATACGCTGGCCGCCAGTTCTGTCCGCGAACGATTGGCGATGCATCGCGCGAACCCAGCTTGTGCTAGTTGCCATGATCTGATTGATCCCGTGGGTTTTGCGCTCGAAAACTTTGACGCCGTCGGCCGCTGGCGTGAGTTTGAAGGTACACTGCATGTCGATTCCACGGGGAGTTTGCCCGATGGTACCGTAGTCAGCTCCATGGAGGAACTGGAGGCAGGCATTCTCGAACGCCCTGAGATATTCGCGCGTACGCTGACTGAAAAACTGATGACCTTCGCTTTGGGCAGAGCCCTGGATCATCATGACGGTCCCGCAGTCCGGCGAATCGTTAAGGCATCTCAAGCAGAGAATTTCACGCTATCATCGATCATCACAGGAATTGCACTGAGCGATCCCTTTCGCAAGCGGAGTAGGAAAGAGCCATGA
- a CDS encoding DUF1552 domain-containing protein, whose protein sequence is MKRLSISRRTLLRGTGAAVALPLLDAMLPALTATAATVAAPEQLKRIGYVYIPMGYNPAEWTPQGETLDQLPSSLQPLSALKEHVTVLTNMDLQNAYPGSHATSNSAFLSAARAKRTESSDYYNGITVDQVAAKHIGGATQLPSLELSMDLLSTVGQCDNGYACVYQNSLSWSSPTQPLPSEAHPRIVFESLFGEGGTPAQRQAALKKRASLLDSVTSEIKRIKNRVGSADRNKIDGYLESIREVERRIQRAEDNVLDNPLPDLDRPVGVPTAYADHAKLMFDLQLLAFQGDITRVVSFQLAREASTRTYPEIGVSDPHHPVTHHGNNPEKLEKIAKINRFHVSLFADFLQQMHEIPEAGGSLLDHSVYMYGSGMGDPDKHDHSNLPIVVAGGASGGLSGGRHLRFDQPTPLSNLHLTLLNKVGVPLETFADSTGKIDSLFDPVNL, encoded by the coding sequence ATGAAACGCCTCTCGATTTCACGCCGAACTTTATTGCGAGGAACCGGTGCCGCCGTGGCACTCCCTCTGCTCGACGCCATGCTACCGGCGCTCACCGCCACGGCAGCCACCGTAGCAGCTCCCGAGCAGCTTAAGCGGATCGGCTACGTTTACATCCCGATGGGTTACAATCCCGCCGAATGGACCCCCCAGGGCGAAACGCTTGACCAACTTCCTTCCAGCCTCCAGCCGCTCTCAGCCCTGAAGGAGCACGTCACCGTTTTAACCAACATGGATTTGCAAAACGCCTACCCCGGCTCTCATGCAACTTCCAATTCCGCGTTCTTGAGCGCCGCGCGGGCCAAACGAACCGAGAGTAGTGACTACTACAACGGTATTACGGTGGACCAAGTGGCAGCGAAGCACATTGGCGGAGCAACGCAACTTCCATCTCTGGAGCTGTCCATGGACCTGCTGTCAACAGTGGGGCAATGTGACAATGGCTACGCCTGTGTGTACCAGAACAGCCTGTCGTGGTCCTCTCCCACACAGCCGCTGCCCTCGGAAGCCCACCCCAGAATCGTGTTCGAAAGCTTGTTCGGAGAGGGTGGCACACCAGCCCAACGGCAAGCCGCACTCAAGAAGCGGGCCAGCCTGCTCGATTCAGTGACGTCAGAAATTAAGCGTATCAAGAACCGCGTGGGATCAGCGGACCGCAATAAGATCGATGGCTACCTGGAAAGCATTCGTGAAGTAGAGCGGAGAATTCAGCGCGCCGAAGACAATGTCTTGGACAATCCGCTACCGGACCTCGACCGTCCAGTGGGCGTCCCAACGGCTTATGCGGATCACGCCAAACTAATGTTTGATCTGCAGCTGCTTGCTTTCCAAGGCGATATTACCCGCGTGGTTTCATTCCAGCTCGCCCGCGAAGCGAGTACACGGACGTATCCAGAGATTGGTGTGTCCGATCCCCATCACCCGGTAACGCACCACGGAAACAACCCCGAAAAGCTAGAAAAGATCGCTAAGATCAATCGCTTTCACGTTTCACTCTTCGCCGACTTCCTGCAGCAGATGCATGAAATCCCTGAAGCCGGCGGTTCGTTACTCGACCACTCGGTGTACATGTACGGTAGCGGGATGGGAGATCCAGACAAGCATGATCACTCGAATCTGCCGATCGTTGTAGCCGGTGGCGCTAGCGGAGGATTAAGCGGCGGACGGCATCTGCGTTTCGATCAACCAACGCCCCTCTCGAATCTCCACCTAACTCTGCTAAACAAAGTGGGGGTTCCGCTCGAAACATTTGCCGACAGTACTGGAAAGATCGATTCCCTGTTTGATCCAGTGAACCTATAG